From Humibacter ginsenosidimutans, a single genomic window includes:
- a CDS encoding Gfo/Idh/MocA family protein, which translates to MIRLGLLGSGFISDTYADALRDVRNAEVVANYSRDLTRAESFGRRWGIPDQYDDMAALCSRGDIDMVVVALPNEVHVDAVRVAAQAGKAIVCTKPLARTGAEAAEILRIVREHGVWHGYAESSVFSPNIAKAHEMVAAGAIGQVLTMRAREAHSGPHAAHFWDAETAGGGALLDMGCHTVESARHFFGKDNAVTEVMAWGATMMHGDKTTGEDTAIALLKFAGGQLATIESSWIEKGGMALRHEFVGSAGRIVTDTSNTPVWGFIENPAGYLVEKADAETGWVYPVPEEARAYGFSQEMRHFVDCYAAGVEPMETFDDGWTVNTIIDACYASMRSGAWEKIEWAR; encoded by the coding sequence GTGATCCGTCTCGGCCTGCTCGGCTCTGGCTTCATCAGCGACACCTACGCCGATGCCCTGCGCGACGTGCGCAATGCAGAGGTGGTGGCCAACTACTCCCGCGATCTCACGCGGGCCGAATCGTTCGGGCGGCGGTGGGGCATCCCCGATCAGTACGACGACATGGCCGCGCTCTGCAGCAGGGGCGACATCGACATGGTCGTGGTCGCGTTGCCCAACGAGGTGCACGTCGACGCAGTGCGGGTCGCGGCACAGGCGGGAAAGGCGATCGTCTGCACGAAGCCGCTGGCACGCACGGGAGCAGAAGCGGCGGAGATTCTGCGGATCGTGCGCGAGCACGGGGTCTGGCACGGATACGCCGAGAGCTCGGTGTTCTCGCCGAACATCGCGAAGGCGCACGAGATGGTGGCGGCGGGCGCGATCGGCCAGGTGCTGACGATGCGTGCCCGCGAGGCCCATTCGGGACCGCATGCCGCGCATTTCTGGGACGCGGAGACCGCGGGAGGCGGAGCCCTGCTCGACATGGGATGCCACACCGTCGAGTCGGCGCGTCACTTCTTCGGCAAGGACAACGCGGTGACCGAGGTGATGGCGTGGGGTGCCACCATGATGCACGGTGACAAGACCACAGGAGAGGACACGGCGATCGCCCTGCTCAAGTTCGCGGGAGGGCAACTCGCCACGATCGAGTCCTCCTGGATCGAGAAGGGCGGCATGGCTCTTCGGCACGAGTTCGTCGGCAGTGCCGGCCGCATCGTGACCGACACGTCGAACACCCCGGTGTGGGGCTTCATCGAGAACCCCGCCGGATATCTGGTGGAGAAGGCCGACGCGGAGACCGGCTGGGTGTATCCCGTGCCGGAGGAGGCGAGGGCCTACGGCTTCAGCCAGGAGATGAGGCATTTCGTCGACTGCTATGCGGCGGGTGTCGAACCGATGGAGACGTTCGACGACGGGTGGACCGTGAACACGATCATCGACGCGTGCTACGCCTCCATGCGTTCCGGTGCGTGGGAGAAGATCGAGTGGGCACGATGA